One Calonectris borealis chromosome 15, bCalBor7.hap1.2, whole genome shotgun sequence DNA segment encodes these proteins:
- the LOC142088568 gene encoding histidine--tRNA ligase, cytoplasmic-like isoform X6, with translation MAEEAAVRAQAEAVRRLKQDKADPDEIAKEVVKLLEMKAQLGGDEGKHKFVLKTPKGTRDYSPKQMAIRERVFNVIITCFKRHGAEVIDTPVFELKETLTGKYGEDSKLIYDLKDQGGELLSLRYDLTVPFARYLAMNKITNIKRYHIAKVYRRDNPAMTRGRYREFYQCDFDIAGQFDPMIPDAECLKIVHEILSDLQLGDFLIKVNDRRILDGMFAVCGVPDSKFRTICSSVDKLDKMPWEEVRSEMVGEKELSPEAADHIGEYVQLHGGLDLIERLLQDPKLSQNKLAKEGLGDMKLLFEYLTLFGITGKISFDLSLARGLDYYTGVIFEAVLLQQENDHVEEPVSVGSVAGGGRYDGLVGMFDPKGRKVPCVGVSIGIERIFSMLEQRVEASEEKIRTTETQVLVASAQKKLLEERLKLISELWDAGIKAEVLYKKNPKLLNQLQYCEDTGIPLVAIVGEQELKDGVVKLRVVATREEVNVRRESLVEEIRMRTSQP, from the exons atTGCGAAGGAGGTGGTGAAACTGCTGGAGATGAAGGCGCAGCtggggggagatgaggggaaacACAAGTTTGTGCTCAAGACCCCAAAG GGCACCCGGGACTACAGCCCCAAGCAAATGGCCATTCGTGAGAGAGTCTTCAATGTGATCATCACCTGCTTCAAGCGCCATGGAGCAGAAGTCATTGATACGCCGGTGTTTGAGCTGAAG GAGACGCTGACAGGGAAATACGGTGAAGACTCGAAGCTCATCTACGATCTGAAAGATCAAGGAGGAGAGCTGCTGTCCCTGCGCTACGACCTGACA GTGCCCTTCGCTCGCTATTTGGCAATGAACAAGATCACCAACATTAAGCGCTACCACATCGCTAAGGTCTACAGGCGGGACAACCCTGCCATGACCAGGGGCCGCTACAGGGAGTTCTACCAGTGT GATTTTGACATTGCCGGCCAGTTTGACCCAATGATTCCCGATGCCGAGTGCCTGAAGATCGTGCACGAGATCCTGAGCGACCTGCAGCTCGGGGACTTTCTCATTAAG GTCAACGATCGGCGCATCCTTGATGGGATGTTTGCAGTTTGCGGTGTCCCAGACAGCAAGTTCCGAACGATCTGCTCCAGCGTTGACAAACTGGATAAG ATGCCGTGGGAAGAAGTGAGGAGCGAGATGGTAGGAGAGAAGGAACTCTCTCCCGAGGCTGCAGATCACATCGGGGAGTATGTCCAGCTTCACG GTGGCCTGGACCTGATCGAGCGGCTTCTCCAGGACCCCAAGTTGTCCCAGAACAAGCTGGccaaggaggggctgggggacatgAAGCTGCTGTTTGAGTACCTGACCCTGTTTGGCATCACAGGGAAG ATCTCTTTTGACCTGAGCCTGGCGCGGGGTCTGGACTATTACACGGGGGTGATCTTTGAGgctgtcctgctgcagcaggagaacGACCACGTGGAGGAGCCAGTCAGCGTTGGGAGCGTGGCTGGAGGCGGTCGCTACGACGGGCTGGTGGGGATGTTTGATCCCAAGGGACGGAAGGTGCCCTGCGTGGGGGTCAGCATTGGGATCGAGCGGATCTTCTCCATGCTAGAGCAGAGAGTGGAG GCCTCTGAGGAAAAGATCAGGACAACGGAGACACAGGTGCTGGTGGCCTCTGCCCAAAAGAAGCTCCTTGAAGAGCGGCTGAAGCTCATCTCTGAGCTGTGGGATGCTGGAATCAAG GCAGAAGTGCTGTACAAGAAGAACCCTAAGCTGCTGAATCAGCTGCAGTACTGCGAGGACACGGGCATCCCTCTTGTTGCCATTGTGGGTGAGCAGGAGCTCAAGGATGGAGTCGTCAAGCTGCGGGTCGTGGCAACCAGGGAGGAG GTCAACGTTCGCAGGGAGAGCCTGGTTGAGGAGATCAGGATGCGAACGAGCCAGCCTTAA